From a single Erpetoichthys calabaricus chromosome 1, fErpCal1.3, whole genome shotgun sequence genomic region:
- the LOC114660192 gene encoding uncharacterized protein LOC114660192 isoform X1 — protein MFCPFCGNHFSQLARFCYSCGKCLDFLKEAPRTEDPDAQPTSKPPGNVNQSTEEQPCPSYKQFMDYRNFKSKERQSFSCGSKRRLKQEQRQVQINIGLMVPNGSDLKPVRGKTLPLFTDPLVAAPDLLKLAVQKMRTFNKDMDEGPYILLYPDCSEVVNVPGTERPFVLAEYKKEIGKAYCRISFFICLEKDFRRVDVSSESDSDSEIFVTSRSTIEFNQADTVVFEDCNQSTPKHKLEDVVDASKQSSTIQAGQIVISDTEDTLPEYNVTKSTYYSKYTHLYAPCVEEEDEEPVPVNLGNLSDTTIEEVNITLPDVIAKLSHHIDHGRVSRFNIARSNVWDGAVRGFKRATYSETCDMLVRFTDDAGVFEDGIDTGGPRREFLTLLMNHLKDRPIFDGPTGQRYLVYNANALREDEYFLAGKMIAVSVVHGGPGPHFLSEDLVLYLAGQPSFNATVNDVTEEEIKKALQEIDCAASVEALRECTLKHSTMLQTAGCLRYVATLEEKRTIVSDYLRWYIIDRNSCVIDRFKNGLSALQFLTALQQHPTLMIPVLCHSEKKVTALELEGLFKPDLSPSGSNRRLKEGQTLGYWADYLLDCEEGQAAVCVEDVFMFATGLTSLPPSGLEPLPRIEFLDDSPFPMANTCSNTMKLPLLDSYKVFKSHMDFGIQNSPGFGCF, from the exons ATGTTTTGTCCATTTTGTGGAAACCATTTTAGCCAGTTAGCCCGCTTTTGTTATTCTTGTGGGAAATGTTTAGACTTTTTAAAAGAGGCTCCCCGCACGGAAGACCCAGATGCACAGCCGACGTCTAAACCACCTGGAAATGTTAATCAAAGTACCG aagaacaaccgtGCCCATCATATAAACAGTTCATGGACTACAGAAACTTCAAATCAAAAGAAAGACAGTCCTTTAGCTGTGGGTCAAAGAGACGACTAAAACAAGAACAGAGACAAGTTCAG atAAACATAGGATTGATGGTGCCAAATGGAAGTGATTTAAAACCTGTAAGAGGGAAAACACTCCCATTATTTACAGACCCTCTGGTAGCAGCGCCTGATCTGCTGAAACTAGCTGTCCAGAAAATGAGAACATTTAACAAGGACATGGATGAAGGGCCATATATACTTTTGTATCCAGATTGCTCAGAGGTGGTCAATGTGCCTGGGACAGAGAGGCCATTCGTATTGGCAgaatataaaaaggaaatagGAAAGGCATATTGCAGGATCTCATTTTTTATATGCCTTGAAAAAGACTTTAGAAGAG TGGATGTTAGCTCAGAATCAGACTCAGATTCTGAAATTTTTGTTACAAGTAGGAGCACAATTGAATTCAATCAGGCTGACACTGTG GTTTTTGAAGACTGCAACCAAAGTACACCCAAACACAAACTAGAAGATGTAGT AGATGCATCCAAACAGTCATCAACGATTCAAGCTGGACAG ataGTAATATCTGATACTGAGGATACTCTACCTGAATACAATGTGACTAAGTCCACCTACTACAG TAAATATACACACCTTTATGCACCATGTGTTGAAGAAGAGGATGAAGAGCCAGTTCCTGTAAATTTGGGGAATTTATCAGACACAACCAT AGAAGAGGTAAACATTACACTACCTGATGTCATTGCAAAGCTGTCACATCATATTGATCATGGAAGAGTTAGCCGGTTCAACATTGCAAGGTCAAATGTCTGGGATGGAGCAGTCCGAGGTTTCAAGCGTGCAACATATTCAGAAACCTGTGATATGCTGGTCAGATTTACTGATGATGCTGGTGTTTTTGAGGATGGAATTGATACAGGTGGTCCAAGACGAGAGTTTCTAACTCTACTGATGAACCATCTTAAAGACCGACCAATTTTTGATGGACCAACAGGACAACGTTACTTAGTCTACAATGCAAATG CTCTCCGGGAGGATGAGTACTTCTTGGCAGGAAAGATGATTGCGGTATCAGTTGTACATGGAGGCCCAGGTCCGCATTTCCTCTCGGAAGATCTTGTACTGTATCTTGCAGGCCAGCCTTCATTCAATGCAACAGTGAATGATgtaactgaagaagaaataaagaaagctttGCAAGAG attGACTGTGCTGCTTCTGTCGAAGCTTTGCGAGAATGTACTTTAAAACATAGCACAATGTTACAGACAGCTGGTTGTCTGAGATATGTGGCTACTCTTGAAGAAAAGAGAACAATTGTGTCAGACTACCTCCGATGGTATATTATCGACCGTAACTCATGTGTAATTGACAG atttaaaaatggtcTTTCAGCTCTTCAGTTTTTGACTGCACTGCAGCAGCATCCTACTTTGATGATCCCTGTGCTGTGCCACTCAGAAAAGAAGGTCACTGCTCTTGAACTTGAGGGACTTTTCAAACCTGACCTCAGTCCATCAGGGAGCAACAGGAGACTCAAAGAAGGACAAACATTAGGCTACTGGGCTGACTATCTCCTTGATTGTGAAG AAGGTCAGGCTGCTGTTTGCGTGGAAGATGTTTTCATGTTTGCAACTGGACTAACTTCACTTCCCCCGTCTGGATTGGAACCACTGCCAAGGATTGAGTTCCTGGATGATTCACCGTTCCCAATGGCAAACACGTGTtcaaacacaatgaaattacCACTGCTGGATTCATACAAGGTGTTTAAATCACATATGGATTTTGGAATTCAGAATTCTCCAGGATTTGGCTGTTTTTAA
- the LOC114660192 gene encoding uncharacterized protein LOC114660192 isoform X2 yields MFCPFCGNHFSQLARFCYSCGKCLDFLKEAPRTEDPDAQPTSKPPGNVNQSTEEQPCPSYKQFMDYRNFKSKERQSFSCGSKRRLKQEQRQVQINIGLMVPNGSDLKPVRGKTLPLFTDPLVAAPDLLKLAVQKMRTFNKDMDEGPYILLYPDCSEVVNVPGTERPFVLAEYKKEIGKAYCRISFFICLEKDFRRVDVSSESDSDSEIFVTSRSTIEFNQADTVVFEDCNQSTPKHKLEDVVDASKQSSTIQAGQIVISDTEDTLPEYNVTKSTYYSKYTHLYAPCVEEEDEEPVPVNLGNLSDTTIEEVNITLPDVIAKLSHHIDHGRVSRFNIARSNVWDGAVRGFKRATYSETCDMLVRFTDDAGVFEDGIDTGGPRREFLTLLMNHLKDRPIFDGPTGQRYLVYNANALREDEYFLAGKMIAVSVVHGGPGPHFLSEDLVLYLAGQPSFNATVNDVTEEEIKKALQEIDCAASVEALRECTLKHSTMLQTAGCLRYVATLEEKRTIVSDYLRWYIIDRNSCVIDRFKNGLSALQFLTALQQHPTLMIPVLCHSEKKVTALELEGLFKPDLSPSGSNRRLKEGQTLGYWADYLLDCEGQAAVCVEDVFMFATGLTSLPPSGLEPLPRIEFLDDSPFPMANTCSNTMKLPLLDSYKVFKSHMDFGIQNSPGFGCF; encoded by the exons ATGTTTTGTCCATTTTGTGGAAACCATTTTAGCCAGTTAGCCCGCTTTTGTTATTCTTGTGGGAAATGTTTAGACTTTTTAAAAGAGGCTCCCCGCACGGAAGACCCAGATGCACAGCCGACGTCTAAACCACCTGGAAATGTTAATCAAAGTACCG aagaacaaccgtGCCCATCATATAAACAGTTCATGGACTACAGAAACTTCAAATCAAAAGAAAGACAGTCCTTTAGCTGTGGGTCAAAGAGACGACTAAAACAAGAACAGAGACAAGTTCAG atAAACATAGGATTGATGGTGCCAAATGGAAGTGATTTAAAACCTGTAAGAGGGAAAACACTCCCATTATTTACAGACCCTCTGGTAGCAGCGCCTGATCTGCTGAAACTAGCTGTCCAGAAAATGAGAACATTTAACAAGGACATGGATGAAGGGCCATATATACTTTTGTATCCAGATTGCTCAGAGGTGGTCAATGTGCCTGGGACAGAGAGGCCATTCGTATTGGCAgaatataaaaaggaaatagGAAAGGCATATTGCAGGATCTCATTTTTTATATGCCTTGAAAAAGACTTTAGAAGAG TGGATGTTAGCTCAGAATCAGACTCAGATTCTGAAATTTTTGTTACAAGTAGGAGCACAATTGAATTCAATCAGGCTGACACTGTG GTTTTTGAAGACTGCAACCAAAGTACACCCAAACACAAACTAGAAGATGTAGT AGATGCATCCAAACAGTCATCAACGATTCAAGCTGGACAG ataGTAATATCTGATACTGAGGATACTCTACCTGAATACAATGTGACTAAGTCCACCTACTACAG TAAATATACACACCTTTATGCACCATGTGTTGAAGAAGAGGATGAAGAGCCAGTTCCTGTAAATTTGGGGAATTTATCAGACACAACCAT AGAAGAGGTAAACATTACACTACCTGATGTCATTGCAAAGCTGTCACATCATATTGATCATGGAAGAGTTAGCCGGTTCAACATTGCAAGGTCAAATGTCTGGGATGGAGCAGTCCGAGGTTTCAAGCGTGCAACATATTCAGAAACCTGTGATATGCTGGTCAGATTTACTGATGATGCTGGTGTTTTTGAGGATGGAATTGATACAGGTGGTCCAAGACGAGAGTTTCTAACTCTACTGATGAACCATCTTAAAGACCGACCAATTTTTGATGGACCAACAGGACAACGTTACTTAGTCTACAATGCAAATG CTCTCCGGGAGGATGAGTACTTCTTGGCAGGAAAGATGATTGCGGTATCAGTTGTACATGGAGGCCCAGGTCCGCATTTCCTCTCGGAAGATCTTGTACTGTATCTTGCAGGCCAGCCTTCATTCAATGCAACAGTGAATGATgtaactgaagaagaaataaagaaagctttGCAAGAG attGACTGTGCTGCTTCTGTCGAAGCTTTGCGAGAATGTACTTTAAAACATAGCACAATGTTACAGACAGCTGGTTGTCTGAGATATGTGGCTACTCTTGAAGAAAAGAGAACAATTGTGTCAGACTACCTCCGATGGTATATTATCGACCGTAACTCATGTGTAATTGACAG atttaaaaatggtcTTTCAGCTCTTCAGTTTTTGACTGCACTGCAGCAGCATCCTACTTTGATGATCCCTGTGCTGTGCCACTCAGAAAAGAAGGTCACTGCTCTTGAACTTGAGGGACTTTTCAAACCTGACCTCAGTCCATCAGGGAGCAACAGGAGACTCAAAGAAGGACAAACATTAGGCTACTGGGCTGACTATCTCCTTGATTGTGAAG GTCAGGCTGCTGTTTGCGTGGAAGATGTTTTCATGTTTGCAACTGGACTAACTTCACTTCCCCCGTCTGGATTGGAACCACTGCCAAGGATTGAGTTCCTGGATGATTCACCGTTCCCAATGGCAAACACGTGTtcaaacacaatgaaattacCACTGCTGGATTCATACAAGGTGTTTAAATCACATATGGATTTTGGAATTCAGAATTCTCCAGGATTTGGCTGTTTTTAA
- the LOC114660205 gene encoding uncharacterized protein LOC114660205, giving the protein MFCPFCGNHFSQLACFCYSCGKCLDFLKEAPQMEDVIRCCIGYFNEGHSYNVIVDMMSFVHGVNISLRCLKTKLTEAGLYRRKEYSSTNAARNAIRLELRGPGQLFGYRTMWQVLRQKYNLRVKRDDVMALLRELNPRGCEKRARRRFIRRTYHSMGPNYMWHADGYDKLKPFGFAISGCIDGFSRKVLWLVSGPTNNNPSVIAHNFLTCVRHLGVVPMRLRTDCGTENGIMAAIQCTLRHQHADYYSGVSSHMYGSSTNNQRIESWWSIFRKGRSQFWMELFADLRDAGHFNGSREHQCLLRFCFSDVIQKDLDECRTLWNSHRIRPSTTASCPGGVPNELYYLPHRFGSRDCGFRIECTELDTFPESNQPTHSCGDMNMQEYLDFVMEHSHLQKPENWESASELYIHLKEIAQL; this is encoded by the exons ATGTTTTGTCCATTTTGTGGTAACCATTTTAGCCAGTTAGCTTGCTTTTGTTATTCTTGTGGGAAATGTTTAGACTTTCTAAAAGAGGCTCCCCAGATGGAAGATGTGATACGTTGTTGTATTGGCTATTTCAATGAAGGCCACTCCTACAATGTAATCGTTGACATGATGTCCTTTGTACATGGTGTAAACATTAGCTTGCGGTGTCTTAAAACTAAACTTACAGAAGCCGGACTATATCGTAGAAAGGAGTATTCCTCCACAAACGCTGCCAGGAATGCCATCAGGTTGGAGCTTCGTGGACCTGGTCAACTTTTTGGCTACCGAACGATGTGGCAAGTACTCAGGCAAAAGTACAATTTGCGAGTAAAGAGAGATGATGTTATGGCTTTACTCCGGGAGCTAAATCCCCGAGGATGCGAGAAGAGAGCACGCAGAAGGTTTATAAGAAGAACTTATCACTCGATGGGGCCGAATTATATGTGGCATGCTGATGGTTACGACAAACTAAAGCCATTCGGATTTGCTATTTCTGGATGCATTGATGGATTTTCACGTAAAGTACTGTGGCTTGTAAGTGGACCAACAAATAACAATCCATCAGTGATCGCTCACAATTTCCTAACTTGTGTGCGACACCTTGGTGTTGTGCCCATGAGGCTGAGGACCGATTGCGGCACGGAGAATGGCATTATGGCTGCAATTCAATGTACCCTACGTCACCAGCATGCCGACTACTACTCGGGAGTGTCTAGCCACATGTATGGCTCATCCACGAACAATCAACGTATTGAGTCGTGGTGGTCCATATTCAGAAAGGGAAG GTCTCAATTCTGGATGGAGTTATTTGCAGACCTCAGAGATGCAGGACACTTTAATGGAAGTCGTGAACATCAGTGCTTGCTAAGATTTTGCTTCAGTGATGTCatacagaaggacctggatgaATGCAGGACTCTGTGGAATAGTCACCGGATTCGCCCTTCTACAACCGCATCATGTCCTGGAGGAGTGCCTAATGAACTGTACTATTTACCACACAG ATTTGGCTCCAGAGACTGTGGATTTAGGATTGAATGTACAGAACTGGATACTTTCCCCGAATCAAATCAGCCAACGCATTCATGTGGTGACATGAACATGCAGGAGTACTTGGActttgttatggagcacagtcaCCTACAGAAGCCAGAGAACTGGGAGTCTGCATCAGAACTGTATATACATCTTAAAGAAATCGCTCAGTTATAA